In the genome of Carnobacterium pleistocenium FTR1, one region contains:
- a CDS encoding GW dipeptide domain-containing protein: MGNTKKRLRSMLKSITVLTVLATLTSSIAPAAVSASEIINKERVEETQAQNYEGNEQENSLGNLENSESLSSQSNEEESQTATSESIHSETMEEQTDENDLDESTYNDFSKTTESRQKKTEEETVIDEEFIESFKADGSDSVNKSDYVHYDALVVAGDQPVFSKPGYTVGAKKLGETTTYLNQSVLISQEKVTVKGIWAEISINNEIIGWVAKDTLNINFDEIIDQKMVHYDAVIMQGRHDVYTLPGYTEGNVLITKASTYLNQKINVVQIIKTSRATWIQFSINGATIGWMNIIGVNLKYDSLEKTEEVHYDATVEQGRHDVYTLPGYTQGNEIITKASTYLNQTVQIDEEKVTDRAIWVLISQNGKIIGWMNKKGIKAVEYNDTISESRSVHYEATVSKNNQLIFSAPGYTKDSKAIANTKDYYKNDTRILEEKITKRATWALISVNNKTIGWVDKAHLTVQYDSIKTTKAVHYDALVEQGRHDIYTAPGYTKGNEIITKASSYLNKKAYIVNIAETGKATWAQFSINGKIIGWMNIIGLSIQYDKIISSNKVNIIAKVVEGRHDVYTIPGYTKNNELITKSETYLNKNITIVKEIKTARATWALITLNGETIGWMNKKGLSIIKVNFVDEVSESRNTHNDAIVSKKDQLIYSAPGFTSGAKEIGNTSSYLNKKVQITQEKETDRATWAQISINNKNIGWVNKTSVTLKYDTIQTTKDVHFDAVVSQGRHDVYTVPGYTKGNKIIAKSSSYLNKKVLVSKILKTNRATWAQISVSGKVVGWMNIIGLTVQYDKILDTKKVHYEAVVVQNQHDVYSKPGYTENNQRLTKSSTYLSKKAIVTQIVKTKRATWVEISINGKTPVWMNKNGLKIKYDKVNSTKTTNYNAKVVEGQHDIYTVPGYTDGNIIVGKSGSYLNKNIRIIQEKQTARATWALISINGKTIGWMNKKGIDSIISIYLDPGHGGDDPGAISGGVTEKVLNLKIALKVEKLLKGKGYEVIMSRRTDKFVSLSDRAQEANKMKVDIFVSVHHNSFMKTAYGIETYSYNGLGNPKNIMSSNSNRLLISTVLSNEIHKRLISNTGAYNRNNRKANFHVIRETTMPAVLLELGYLDNTNERAKLVTDNYQNKLAKGIVEGIVNYFN, translated from the coding sequence ATGGGAAACACGAAAAAAAGATTACGCTCTATGCTGAAGTCAATCACTGTACTGACAGTATTGGCGACATTGACTTCATCCATTGCACCGGCTGCAGTATCTGCTTCCGAAATAATTAATAAAGAAAGAGTCGAGGAAACTCAGGCCCAGAATTATGAAGGTAATGAGCAAGAAAATAGTTTGGGAAATCTAGAGAATTCTGAAAGCTTATCATCTCAGAGTAATGAAGAGGAGAGTCAAACAGCCACATCGGAAAGTATACATAGTGAAACAATGGAAGAACAAACAGATGAAAATGATCTAGACGAATCTACATACAATGATTTTAGTAAAACTACCGAATCTAGACAAAAGAAAACTGAAGAGGAAACGGTTATAGACGAAGAATTTATAGAATCATTTAAAGCTGATGGAAGTGATAGTGTCAATAAAAGTGATTATGTGCATTATGATGCTTTAGTAGTCGCAGGAGATCAGCCTGTTTTCTCGAAACCTGGTTATACAGTAGGAGCAAAAAAACTAGGAGAAACAACTACTTACTTGAATCAATCAGTTCTTATTTCACAAGAAAAAGTGACTGTAAAAGGTATATGGGCTGAAATTTCTATTAATAATGAAATAATAGGTTGGGTTGCTAAGGATACATTAAATATTAATTTCGATGAAATTATTGATCAGAAAATGGTTCACTACGATGCAGTTATTATGCAAGGACGCCACGATGTTTATACTTTACCTGGATATACAGAAGGAAACGTTCTTATAACAAAAGCCTCTACTTATCTCAATCAGAAAATTAATGTTGTTCAAATAATCAAAACAAGTCGTGCGACATGGATACAGTTTTCTATCAATGGTGCAACGATTGGTTGGATGAATATTATTGGAGTAAACCTTAAATACGATTCATTAGAAAAAACCGAAGAAGTTCATTATGATGCAACGGTAGAGCAAGGACGTCATGATGTATATACTTTACCTGGTTATACACAAGGGAATGAGATAATAACAAAAGCTTCTACATATTTAAACCAAACTGTTCAAATAGATGAGGAGAAAGTAACCGACCGTGCGATATGGGTATTGATTTCTCAGAATGGAAAGATAATCGGTTGGATGAATAAAAAAGGTATAAAAGCAGTTGAATATAATGATACTATTAGTGAAAGTCGATCAGTTCATTATGAAGCAACTGTATCAAAAAACAATCAATTAATCTTTTCGGCTCCTGGATACACAAAAGATTCAAAAGCAATCGCTAATACAAAAGATTACTATAAAAACGACACGAGAATTTTAGAAGAAAAAATAACAAAACGAGCAACATGGGCTCTTATTTCAGTTAATAACAAAACGATTGGTTGGGTTGATAAAGCTCACTTAACGGTTCAATATGATAGCATAAAGACTACTAAAGCGGTTCATTATGATGCATTAGTGGAACAAGGACGCCATGATATTTATACAGCCCCAGGATATACAAAGGGAAATGAAATCATCACAAAAGCATCATCCTATTTAAATAAAAAGGCATATATAGTAAACATTGCAGAGACGGGAAAAGCAACGTGGGCTCAATTTTCTATTAACGGAAAAATAATTGGTTGGATGAATATTATTGGATTATCTATTCAATACGATAAAATTATTTCCAGTAACAAAGTGAATATTATAGCAAAAGTAGTAGAGGGTAGACATGATGTATACACGATACCTGGATATACCAAGAACAATGAACTTATAACAAAATCTGAAACTTACCTAAATAAAAATATAACAATAGTAAAAGAAATAAAAACCGCTAGAGCAACATGGGCATTAATTACTTTAAACGGTGAAACGATTGGATGGATGAATAAAAAAGGATTGTCCATAATTAAAGTAAACTTTGTGGATGAAGTTTCAGAGAGTCGCAATACCCATAATGATGCTATTGTTAGTAAGAAAGACCAGCTTATTTATTCTGCTCCAGGGTTTACTAGTGGAGCAAAAGAAATTGGTAATACATCAAGTTATCTTAATAAAAAAGTTCAAATTACTCAGGAAAAAGAAACTGATAGAGCAACATGGGCTCAGATTTCAATTAACAACAAAAATATCGGTTGGGTAAATAAAACTTCGGTAACACTTAAATATGACACGATACAAACTACTAAGGATGTACATTTTGATGCAGTTGTTTCACAAGGCCGACATGATGTATACACTGTACCTGGATATACTAAAGGTAATAAAATAATTGCTAAATCTTCAAGTTATCTTAATAAAAAAGTTCTTGTATCAAAGATACTTAAAACGAACCGAGCAACATGGGCTCAAATATCAGTAAGCGGAAAAGTAGTCGGATGGATGAATATTATAGGATTAACTGTTCAATATGATAAAATTTTAGATACGAAAAAAGTACATTATGAGGCTGTTGTAGTACAAAATCAGCACGATGTATACTCAAAACCTGGCTATACTGAAAATAACCAGAGATTAACAAAATCCTCAACATATTTGAGTAAAAAAGCAATAGTTACTCAAATTGTAAAAACAAAGCGAGCAACATGGGTAGAAATTTCCATAAATGGGAAAACTCCAGTATGGATGAATAAGAACGGTCTAAAAATAAAATATGATAAAGTTAATTCAACAAAAACTACAAATTATAATGCTAAAGTAGTTGAAGGGCAGCACGATATTTATACTGTTCCAGGATACACAGATGGAAACATAATTGTTGGGAAATCAGGAAGTTATCTAAATAAAAATATAAGAATTATCCAGGAAAAACAAACGGCTCGTGCCACATGGGCTTTAATTTCTATAAACGGTAAAACTATTGGATGGATGAATAAGAAGGGCATAGACAGTATTATTTCTATCTATCTAGATCCCGGTCATGGTGGAGATGACCCTGGAGCAATATCTGGCGGCGTAACAGAAAAAGTTCTTAATTTAAAAATAGCATTAAAAGTTGAAAAACTATTAAAAGGAAAAGGTTACGAAGTTATTATGTCAAGAAGAACAGATAAATTTGTAAGCTTATCTGATCGGGCACAAGAAGCTAATAAGATGAAAGTAGATATCTTTGTTAGTGTACACCATAACTCCTTTATGAAAACAGCATATGGAA